AATTTTACGGCCCTGTGATTGATAATATGGGAATGGATGGGCGTTTTACTATTGCTAATATGTTAGTTGAAATGGGGGCAAAAGCAGGCTTTATGCCGGTTGATAAAAAAACTGTTACTTGGTTAAAACCTAGAATTGCCAAAGGAGTGCGTATTGAAAGTATTGCGGCGGATAAAGGGGCTATCTATGAGAGTGTTTACGAATTTGATGTTTCTACGCTTGGCCCGATGGTTTCTATGCCGCATAGTGTAGATAATACCGCAGAGGTTACTTCTCTGAATAAGGTAAAAATTGATGAGGCTTTCTTGGGGACCTGTACTAATGGCAGAATAGATGACCTTGTGGTTGCGGCAAGAGTTTTAAATAAAAGAAAAGTTTCCCCGGCAGTCAAATTAATTATTGCTCCCAGCTCACGTGAAGTTTATCTGGAGGCTTTAAGGCTCGGGTTAGTCGAGATGTTTATTAAAGCTGGTGCTTGTATTGTAGCTCCAGGTTGTGGCCCTTGCGTAGGAACGCATAACGGAATTCCTAGCGATGGAGAAGTAGTGATTTCAACTGCTAATCGTAATTTTAAAGGCAGGATGGGCAATCCTGCGGCATTTATTTATTTAGCTTCTCCGGCTACAGTAGCAGCTTCTGCGCTGACCGGTTTTATAACTGACCCCAGAGTTTATTTTAAGTAATACCCTTTCAGGATAAGGAGGTATTTTATGGAAATTCGCGATTTACTTTTGATGTGTAATGAAAACGGAGCTTCGGATTTACATATTACGGAAAATGAACCTCCGGTTTTACGAGTCGATGGTAGATTATTGCGTACACAACTGGAAAAATTAGATAAGCAGAGCCTAAAGAAAATGATTTATAGCGTTCTTTCTAATACCCAGAAAGAGATTTTCGAGCGTGAACTGGAACTCGACTTTTCTCTTGCCCTGCCTGATTTAGACCGTTTTCGAGTGAATGTCCATTTACAAAAAGGTTCAGTTGAGGCGGCATTTCGCCGTATCCCCAGAGAGATTCCTGCTGTGGAAAAATTAGGTTTACCAAAAATTATATCTGATTTAGCTCGTAGGCCAAATGGTTTGGTTTTAGTAACTGGTCCTACTGGCATGGGAAAAACCACTACTTTGGCGGCGATGATTGATCTTATTAACGGCGAGCGGGAATGCATGATCACCTGTATTGAGGACCCGATTGAATTTATTTATGCCAATAAGAAGAGCATAGTTAAACAGCGAGAGGTTTATTCGGATACACATTCTTTTGCTGATGCCCTGCGCCATGCCCTTAGACAAGATCCCAATGTTATCGTGGTAGGAGAGATGCGTGATTTAGAAACTATTTCAACTGCGCTGACGGCAGCTGAAACTGGCCACCTTGTTTTGGCTACTTTGCATACCCCAGATGCCCCGCAAACTATTTCTAGGATTATCGATGTTTTTCCTCCGCATCAGCAGACGCAGGTTAAATTACAACTTTCCGATTGTTTGCAAGGAGTAATTTCACAGCTTTTGCTTCCGCATGCCTCAGGGAAGGGCAGGGTATTGGCTACGGAGGTGATGATAGCAACGGCTAGTATTCGCAACCTTATCCGTGAACAACAAATTGAACAGATTCCGACAATGATGCAGACTGGCTTACAATATGGTATGAATACCATGGATAGCTGTCTTAAGGAGTTGACTCAGAAAGGGTTGATTACTTTAGATATGGCTATGTCTAAGGTAAAGAATAGGGAAGAATTCAAACAGCTATGAGTATTGCAGGAACTAGCGTAAAATTAGGGGACAATATAAATACGGATTTTATTATTTCCGGAAGATATAAGTTTGCGATTACGGATATGAAGGAGTTGGCTAAGCATATTATGGAAGATATTGATCCGAATTTTCCTCAAAAGATTATTCCGGGTAAAACAATTATTGTAGCAGGTAATAACTTTGGCATGGGGTCAAGCCGTGAACAGGCTCCTTTGGTAATTAAAGAGGCAGGGATTGTGGCGGTATTGTCACCACAATTTGCGCGTATATTTTTCCGTAATAGTTTTAATATCGGTTTAGCGTTAATTGAAACTGATACCAGTAAAATTGATGAGCATGACCAGCTGGAAATTGATTTAAATTTAGGCTTGGTGAAGAATCTAACCAAAGGCATTGATTTAAAGATTAAACCTTTACCTAAATTTATGCAGGATTTATTGGCTGAAGGCGGAATAACTAATTATTATAAGAAGCATGGAGAACTTAAAATTTAGATGGAATATAAAATAACTTTGATTCCCGGAGATGGTATTGGCCAGGAAGTTTCTCTTGCAGCTACTCGATGTATTGACGCTACGGGAGTTAAGATTAAATGGGATACTGTGCTTGCAGGAAGTGTCGCCTTGGAGAAAATGGGAGAGCTCTTGCCACAGAGCGCATTAGATTCAATCAGGAAGAATAAAGTCGCTCTTAAGGGCCCGATTACTACCCCTATTGGCACTGGATTTCGATCGGTAAATGTAGCTATTAGGCAGGCTTTAGATCTTTATGCATGCGTGCGTCCGGCAAAAAGTTATTTAGGAGTAAAAAGTATTTTTAAAGATATCGATTTGGTCATTATTAGGGAAAATAGCGAAGATCTTTACGCAGGTATAGAATTTGAAGAAGGTAAGCCTGAAACCAAAAATTTAATTGCTCAGATTCAAAAAGATACCAAGCGGATAATTCGTCAGGATTCCGGAATAACTATCAAGCCTATCTCTAAATTTGCCTCAGAAAGAATTGTAAAGTTTGCTTTTGAGTATGCTTTAAAGAATAAGCGTAAAAAAGTTACTTGTGTGCATAAGGCAAATATCATGAAATTTACCGACGGACTATTTTTAAAAGTTGCCCGGGAAGTCGCAGTAAATTATAAAGAAAAGATAATTTTTGAAGAAGCTATTGTAGATAATATTACCATGCAGCTAGTACAGAAGCCGCATAATTATGATGTTTTGGTGTTGCCCAATCTTTATGGAGATATAATTTCAGATCTTTGCGCAGGTTTGGTTGGTGGTTTAGGGGTTGCTCCGGGGGCCAATATCGGTTCTGATATTGCGGTTTTCGAAGCAGTACATGGATCTGCGCCAAAATATCAGGGTCAGAATAAGGTTAACCCAACGGCTATGATTTTATCTGGGGTTTTGATGCTGCGGTATATTAATGAAGCTAAGGCGGCAGATAAATTAGAAGAGGCGGTAAAAGAGGTAATTAGTGAAGGTAAATTTGTAACATACGATTTAAAAAATGATCCGCTTGATTCAACTGCTGTAGGTACTGCGCAGATGGCTGATGCGATTATTGAGAAGGTTAAAAAATTAAATAAGGCATAAGTTATAAGTGATAAGCCTTAAGCTTACAGCTTGTTTAGATTTTAGAAAACACGGGACCGTTTCTATTTTTCTAAATTTAGAAAAATAGAAACGGTCCCAAGATTCCAGTTTTAGATTTGTTAAAAGGGATATTTAGGATGAAAATATCAATTATCGGTGCGGGTAATGTTGGTAGCTTAACGGCAATGCGCATCGCCCAGGATGGATTGGGCGATGTTTTGCTTATTGATGTGGTGAAGGGTTTAGCGTACGGAAAGTCATTGGATTTAGAGGATGCCCGGCCGCTTTTAAGGTATAATTACAATATTTCTGGCAGTGATGATATCAGCCGAATAAAGGATTCAGATATTATAGTAGTTACTGCAGGCCTGGCGCGTAAACCTGGGATGAGCCGCGAAGAATTGCTAGTTAAGAATGCGCAGATTTTAAAAGGGGTATGTTTAAATATAAAAGAACTGGCAAAACAAGCAATTGTTATAGTGGTAACTAACCCTTTGGATATTATGACTCTTTATGCTTTAAAGATTACTGGTTTTGGCCCTAGTAAGCTTTTTGGCATGGGAATTAGTTTGGATACTGCCCGATTTGTTAACCTAATAGCCGGTGAATTAAATTTACCCGTTACGGATATTGAGGCGCTTGTAATTGGCGCTCATGGTGAAACCATGCTTCCTTTGCCAGCTCTTACAAAAGTTAAAGGCGTTCCTTTAGATGAGTTTATTCATGATGAAAAAATTAAAACTTTAGTCAGCCGTACTGTTGGAAGAGGTGCTGAAATTGTTGCCAGCCTTGGTACAGGTAGTGCATTTTTTGCTCCTTCAGCTGCAGTTTCGGCAATCGTTAAAACAATAGTAAAAGATGAAAAACGTATCATTGGCTTATGTAGTTATCTAAATGGCCAATATGGTATTAATGACAGTTGCCTTGGTGTTCCCTGCCGCCTGGGAAAGAATGGCATTGAGCAGATTATTGAATTGGATCTTTCAGTCGATGAAAAAGCTAAGCTGATCAAATCAGCCAAACTTGTTACTCAGGCAGCAGCACAATTATAAACCATACCATGTATGATCTGGCTGTTATTGGAGCAGGTTGGGCGGGTTTTAACGCTGCTCTAAGGGCAAAGGATTTTAAGTTAAAAGTTTGCCTTATTGAGTCCGATAATATCGGCGGAACCTGCTTAAACAAGGGTTGTATTCCAACCAAAACATTAATTGCCTGCGCAAAAGTATTCTCGCTTACTAAGAAATCATCAACTTTTGGAATAGAATTAGATAATCCCCGGTTTAATTTCACAAAAATCCAAGAGAGAAAAAATAAAATTATTTATCAGCTTGCTCAAGGTATGAGAGCCAATCTTTCGGGTATTGATTTTATTCAATCAACCGCACAAATTCTTTCTCCTCATGAAATAAAAGTCGATGGCCGTTTAATTAGCGCCAAGTTTCTACTGATTTCAACCGGAAGCCATCCGCTGGAATTAGCGCAATTAAAATTCGATAAGGAAAAAATAATCTCAAGCGATGAAGCTCTGTCTTTATCAGAAATCCCGCCTTCTTTATTGATAGCCGGTGGAGGAGTAATTGGTTGTGAATTTGCCAGCCTTTTTTCTATTCTGGGTTCTAAAGTGGCTATAGCTGAGAAAATCCCTAATATATTAGCAGGACAGGATAATGATGTGGTTAGAAAGATTGAAGTTATATTTAGGAAAAAATCCATTGAAGTGATTACTGGTGTTGATATTGCAACTTTGGCTTTACAGAATTATTCACGAGTTTTGGTTTGTGTAGGAAGGGCTCCTAATACTTCAGGCTTAGGGTTGGAAGGTTTAGGGATAAAATTGGAAAATGGTAGAATAATTGTTGATGATTACCTTAAAACTAATGTTGACAATATATATGCTGCAGGAGATTGTACTTCTAGGATAATGCTGGCTCATTATGCTTCTTATCAGGGCAGAGCTGCGGTTGAAAATATGGTTTTGAATAATAAGCATAAAGCGGATAATTCAGTTGTGCCTTCTTGTGTATTTACTGATCCACAGATTGCTAGCGTAGGTTTGAATGAAGATAGGGCGGTGGCTACTGGTATATCGGTTAAGGCCTATAAGTTTGATTTCCGTGCTTGCGGTATGGCCTGGATTATCGATGAGGTTGAGGGATTTATCAAGGTTATTAGCAATCGGGATACTCAGGAAGTAATCGGCGCTAGCATAATTGGCCCGTTTGCTAGCGAATTAATTGCAATCTTCTCTGTAGCAATTTCTGCGCATTTGACCGTTAGTCAGATACGCGCAATAATCTTTGCTCATCCTACTCTTTCGGAATCAATACATGAAGTTGTATGTGATTAAGAGCACCTGGCCCTTAATGGAATTGGGCCAGTGTTCGCCTGGTGGCGAAGAATTGCGCGGGTGTTTCCTTGTGGGAAGGAGGCTTTTATGGTAAAAGTCGTTTTACCGGAATTAGGCGAAGGTATTACTAAGGCTACCGTATCATATTGGTTTTTTAAAGATGGACAGAAAGTAAGTAAGAATGATGATTTGGTTGAACTTACTACAGATAAAACTACATTTAATTTACCCAGCCCCTGTACTGGAATAATCTCTGAGATAATGTATAGTGAAGGCGATAGCGTAGAGGCAGGTCAGACACTAGCGGTAATCGATGAAGAATAATCGGCAGCTGATTCCGTTAAAAATAAGGGGATGGTTCTCTTAAGCAAGAGAACCATCCCCTTATTTTTAACTAAGATTTTAATTGCAACAGCATGCACACTTTGCTATCATTATATAATAATTAAACTTAGGAATAGGTGAGATAAATGGCAATTGATTATAAAAAAGAGCTAGAGAATGCAGCCAGAAACATGATTCTTGTTCATGATCCGGATTCTTTGATCAAGATGATTGTGCGCATGATTGTTGCCAAAACCAAAATTAATCACGCCAGTTTCTTTTTGTATGATAAGGAAAAACAGGGATATCTACTTACGGTTTCCAGGGGTTCTTTGTCCAAAAAAGTTCCTTTAGGGCTTGTTTGTATTGACAAAGATGATGTATTGATACGTTTTTTTAAAGAGCATAAAAGCAGCCTTATTTTTGGTAGAGAAGTATTGCTTTATGACCAAGCAAGAACTGTATTAAAAAACGCAAAATTAAAGAAGGAAGTATTGCAACAGTTAGGGCAGGTTCTTTACCAGATGGAACT
The genomic region above belongs to Candidatus Omnitrophota bacterium and contains:
- a CDS encoding 3-isopropylmalate dehydratase large subunit, whose protein sequence is MAKTIAEKILSKHAGKDLKAGDFAVCKVDFTFGQDGTSSIIIDRIKELGIKKLKTSFCMVIDHSSPSPSEGVSRVHKKMRDFSRDFKTEIFDIGCGVCHQVIPESGKILPGNLILGADSHTCTYGALGAFSTGVGSTDLAIALSTGKNWFKVPATIKIIVQGKLKSGVFAKDVILHIIGNLKSDAATYKAVEFYGPVIDNMGMDGRFTIANMLVEMGAKAGFMPVDKKTVTWLKPRIAKGVRIESIAADKGAIYESVYEFDVSTLGPMVSMPHSVDNTAEVTSLNKVKIDEAFLGTCTNGRIDDLVVAARVLNKRKVSPAVKLIIAPSSREVYLEALRLGLVEMFIKAGACIVAPGCGPCVGTHNGIPSDGEVVISTANRNFKGRMGNPAAFIYLASPATVAASALTGFITDPRVYFK
- a CDS encoding type IV pilus twitching motility protein PilT — encoded protein: MEIRDLLLMCNENGASDLHITENEPPVLRVDGRLLRTQLEKLDKQSLKKMIYSVLSNTQKEIFERELELDFSLALPDLDRFRVNVHLQKGSVEAAFRRIPREIPAVEKLGLPKIISDLARRPNGLVLVTGPTGMGKTTTLAAMIDLINGERECMITCIEDPIEFIYANKKSIVKQREVYSDTHSFADALRHALRQDPNVIVVGEMRDLETISTALTAAETGHLVLATLHTPDAPQTISRIIDVFPPHQQTQVKLQLSDCLQGVISQLLLPHASGKGRVLATEVMIATASIRNLIREQQIEQIPTMMQTGLQYGMNTMDSCLKELTQKGLITLDMAMSKVKNREEFKQL
- a CDS encoding 3-isopropylmalate dehydratase, producing the protein MSIAGTSVKLGDNINTDFIISGRYKFAITDMKELAKHIMEDIDPNFPQKIIPGKTIIVAGNNFGMGSSREQAPLVIKEAGIVAVLSPQFARIFFRNSFNIGLALIETDTSKIDEHDQLEIDLNLGLVKNLTKGIDLKIKPLPKFMQDLLAEGGITNYYKKHGELKI
- a CDS encoding isocitrate/isopropylmalate dehydrogenase family protein, producing the protein MEYKITLIPGDGIGQEVSLAATRCIDATGVKIKWDTVLAGSVALEKMGELLPQSALDSIRKNKVALKGPITTPIGTGFRSVNVAIRQALDLYACVRPAKSYLGVKSIFKDIDLVIIRENSEDLYAGIEFEEGKPETKNLIAQIQKDTKRIIRQDSGITIKPISKFASERIVKFAFEYALKNKRKKVTCVHKANIMKFTDGLFLKVAREVAVNYKEKIIFEEAIVDNITMQLVQKPHNYDVLVLPNLYGDIISDLCAGLVGGLGVAPGANIGSDIAVFEAVHGSAPKYQGQNKVNPTAMILSGVLMLRYINEAKAADKLEEAVKEVISEGKFVTYDLKNDPLDSTAVGTAQMADAIIEKVKKLNKA
- a CDS encoding malate dehydrogenase: MKISIIGAGNVGSLTAMRIAQDGLGDVLLIDVVKGLAYGKSLDLEDARPLLRYNYNISGSDDISRIKDSDIIVVTAGLARKPGMSREELLVKNAQILKGVCLNIKELAKQAIVIVVTNPLDIMTLYALKITGFGPSKLFGMGISLDTARFVNLIAGELNLPVTDIEALVIGAHGETMLPLPALTKVKGVPLDEFIHDEKIKTLVSRTVGRGAEIVASLGTGSAFFAPSAAVSAIVKTIVKDEKRIIGLCSYLNGQYGINDSCLGVPCRLGKNGIEQIIELDLSVDEKAKLIKSAKLVTQAAAQL
- the lpdA gene encoding dihydrolipoyl dehydrogenase, which encodes MYDLAVIGAGWAGFNAALRAKDFKLKVCLIESDNIGGTCLNKGCIPTKTLIACAKVFSLTKKSSTFGIELDNPRFNFTKIQERKNKIIYQLAQGMRANLSGIDFIQSTAQILSPHEIKVDGRLISAKFLLISTGSHPLELAQLKFDKEKIISSDEALSLSEIPPSLLIAGGGVIGCEFASLFSILGSKVAIAEKIPNILAGQDNDVVRKIEVIFRKKSIEVITGVDIATLALQNYSRVLVCVGRAPNTSGLGLEGLGIKLENGRIIVDDYLKTNVDNIYAAGDCTSRIMLAHYASYQGRAAVENMVLNNKHKADNSVVPSCVFTDPQIASVGLNEDRAVATGISVKAYKFDFRACGMAWIIDEVEGFIKVISNRDTQEVIGASIIGPFASELIAIFSVAISAHLTVSQIRAIIFAHPTLSESIHEVVCD
- a CDS encoding biotin/lipoyl-binding protein produces the protein MVKVVLPELGEGITKATVSYWFFKDGQKVSKNDDLVELTTDKTTFNLPSPCTGIISEIMYSEGDSVEAGQTLAVIDEE